The sequence tgtataaacggaggttgtaatcgagaaagtacataacgttattttatcattaacccagaaaaaagttagccttagcctttagctacctactatcatgtgtgctgataatgtatcatatcgtggtaaagtaaaagtgtattaaacattagtatacttacggtacattatcaaatgcgctaacagtagccccgccccagcCCTtaacgcaagcggttcttaagtctagatcagcaacgttttggtgctacttaagaaccacttttcctggttcagagccggtgctttggctgtcgaaacagaaagaactggttctaaattaggctctggctccgaaccagcactcaaactgcctcggtggaaaaggggcgtCTGTGATCTTGTCCGAAATGATGGAATTTCTGGAAAATATGGCCCACCGAATGTACCACAACAGGACTCCAAACAAGTTATAAATACATAACATGTAAAACTCAAAATACACCTCTGCTCATTTTTTGGTGTCTCAAAGTGTAGCAAAATGTTTTGGTAAGGGTTTCAGAAAGCATTATAGCATTTCTGCCAGACCAATTTTGCCTCAGTGGCGCTACAGTGTTTTGCCCTAGGCTAAATTTTTTCCTACAGGAAACCCTATACTACATCAGTAGATATCTCCTAAAAATGTAGACACAGATACATCTCTAACAATAACACTAGAAATAAGGAGACGTGATTTATTCAATCTAAAAGAATCACTATTTTAATCTACAAGAGATAGTTGCCTTTAACTGCCATTTTGCGCAGCCTGGTGTTCTTATGTAAAGCCTTGACTTGGGTCTCAAGATCTTTACTGGCTGCAGAAGATCCTACACTCTGCTGGTCCTGCAGTCTTTCATTCTCTTCCCTGAGGGCCCTGACCTCCTCCTCAAGTGCCTCTAAAGCAGTCCCCACTGGGCTGAGGATAGGTTCTTCTTGGAGAAGAACCTCTAATTCAGACTGTCTTGCAGCTATGAGTCTGTAGTTTTTCTAATgggtaaaaatgataaaatcatttatgtatgaaacaatacacacaaaagttaggaaaatgaaaccaaaaactgattaaaatgaatcattaagTATAATAGGGTCCATGGTTAGACTCTGTTTAAATTCATAGCTGTAGTACtatagttcctttttttttttttttttttttaagttgccaGGCACGTTCTTGTACATCCCAGCAGCGctaacaaatacagacacacaaacacctatgGGCAATTTAGAATCACCAATTAACCTAACATGCATGCAACCTTTCGCCTGTGGGATGAAGCCAGAGTACCCTGAGAGAatagcaaactccacacagaaagGCCCCAGCCAGCCAGCGGGTTTGAACCCAGAACCCTCCCAGCAAGCAATAGCCGTCATTTCATCGTCTAGgtcaggggtcaccaacgcggttAGCTACgcctaaaaaaattttattgctgtagtttttgaataaaaaacgcttgcattaacatagattttaaaatgacgatatttaatttcattttatttaattaaaaaaatttaaaacaaaaatgttttatgtatataacaaactctggccttttctgaagtcaaatgtcaatattgcgcgcacatcacgtccgactcctgacacaaggaagtggtgcagcaacgatgaggagttagttgtgatttacccgccaaaaaatggcagaaaagcgacagaaaaaacactattttcacagtgtttggcaggaagagttctttttacgtcagtcaaagaaaagtgtgtttgtctcatttgcgggacgactgttgcgacggcaaagcggcacaatgtggcgagacacttcagtctgcgtcACAAAAGTTTTAATGCTACCTAAACACCCGGCGGcacattaaggacagaaaaaagccgttacaaatcctttcatgcaagtggacatggcatgcactgctgagcaactaagtgctctgttcaaattagatgctggacaggtagagatagaaatcctaacattgcaaaatgacctccacctcaaagcccatcagtctgcatcaaacttttggtgccttgtggacacagaaaagtacagtcGTGTATGCATAGCAGCTATGAAATTTgcatgcctttttggttcaacctatctctgtgaatcagccttttctaaaatgaactttatcaagaacaaacacagaacacgccttactgataagactcactcagacttgcagtgtcaaattattcaccagattacagtacactggtgtgcagaatgcagtgccaggcttcccactaacagacatttacagacaaagaagagatatgtgttcattgaaaacaccataacattaaactaaaaatggtgcacagaaatgtgaacattttctgaaaagactaaattacttgtgaatattccttccatcaatgttgtataaatcattgttaataattgtcgAGAATTGTCTCTTCaccataatattattattattattattattattattattattattattattaaaaagtgatctgtgcaattttgctcttgaggaagtttgaatcaaaccggtagcccttcgtactactcagttcccttgaagtagccctcagtcttaaaaaggttggtgacccctggtcTAGGTTAACTAGAGACCCAATTTAGTACAATGATTAACACTTCTAGGCAAAATAACCTTGAATTTGCTTACATGTCGCTTCTGCCAAAATAACTTGCGAGATGATTCCATCATGTACGCAAAGTCAACAGTGATTACAAGGTGTTTTCATTTGGTCTATTAAATTTTCACTGACAGCCCAAATTTTGCCTTGTTTTAGCCTAGACAAGGtcttttaaatgcaaaattGCTTGCTGGGCTCTTGCTGTGAGGCGACAGTGCTAACCACTGtcagaaatgtacaaatatatacagacagaaatgtaaaaatatattatcaaAACAGCTGTCATGAAAAGAACCCTCTTACCTTTTTTGCAACTTGTTCTACAAAAAAAACTTGTCCTCCTGTGTGTCAAGGTAAAGTTTGTTGGGtaccctctttctcttcttgctTTTTGGTAGGTCCTCTTGCAAGAGTTTCTGCTCAGCAGTCTTAAGTGTAGACTCCTTTTCTGTTAGTAAGAAATAGTAGCAAGACAGAATTTAATGCCTAGAAACAAAACTATTTGGCTTACGTTGTCaaattttgtgctgtttttatagttttttgtattgttttcccCCTGCTTTTTTATAAGTTTAGTCTGTTCATTTTAACACGTTAAATTTTGCTGCCATTTACAGCCACTAAACTGATTTTCACTGTACAATGTTATTGGCTGATAATGTTGACAGTTAAGTATTCTTATTAACCCAAATCTTAGCTGACAATCTTCAATTTAGGACTTTTAAAGTAAGTGTTTAATGTTTCActtctaaataaaaattcatactCGTGTGACTAATGGCCCTTAGGCTAGCTAAAAGTTCAAATGAAGCGTGACCGTTAACTAGCTCGTCACTGTCCCGAAGCTAATAGCCTACAGCAAAAGATACTTGGCCAATAATGCAAAAACCTCAACagtagtgatggccagttcatgaacgaatcgttcttttgaaccagttctttttagtgaactagatgaaccggttcaccaattcggactgattcgttctaaacagttcgcgtcttgatccacaagttactaaagttactcactttcggtcatgcctgacagtcggtccgactctaaataaactaatatcccggagtataagtaactcctgtacactgaactgagacatgttgtgctgagaaaactgtgagctcgagctattgatactgcgcatgcgtgaattactgaaccgatacagcgaatcatcagtacagaactaAGAACTGCTTGTATCGGACgtgtccgagaaccgatgaactGATGCAGCGAATTATCAGTACAccgaactgagaactgtttctttcggaggcgtccgagaaccgatgagctgttgatactttgcatgcttgaatcactgaactgatacagcgaatcatcagtacactgaactgagaactgtttctttcggaggcgtccgagaaccgatgagctgttgatacttcgcatgcttgaatcactgaactgatacagcgaatcatcagtacactgaactgagaactgtttctttcggatgCAGCCGAGAAccaatgagctgttgatacttcgcatgcttgaatcactgaactgatacagcgaatcatcagtacactgaactgagaactgtttctttcggacacgtccgacatactgagaaccgattagctgttgatactgcgcatgcgtgaaccttcagagcaaattatacatattgggatatgcatagtaactagtcataggctattaaacatttttattaaaaaaaaaatcatacaactgttcactcaatatatgtcagttaattttactattgactgttgtgcaggttagtctgtatttttaaatgccgctttttgtaagttgatgaagatctatatctttatatctttaagacacgaaaacacccacgtttgcatATCAATGCCTGCACTGGGTGTTtttgttgcaaaacttaaatgtaagaaacgtattcaactaaagttatgattacaaagaacttttcaaatgtgttaaattgattgtattaatatctgccggcagcgggatgctggaatttacgtcattacgtcaggacgtaaaagaactggtgaactggatttttgaactggttcattaaatcaaactgtccgaaagaaccggttcgcggaaaagaaccgaacttcccatcactactCAACAGGATAATTGCTATCAATAAATGTTGCATGACtaaccaagtaaaaaaaaatacataaaaaagcACTGTACTTGCCTGCCAACTACAAAATGTGTGCTGTTTCAACCGTCCACCCAATTAGTAGGCCTTTTGCCACCGATGCTGCGGCACTGGATAAGATACTCCTTTTTAGAGTTTTCAGGATCGACGTCTACGATCCAATTTACGGGGACTATACTGAGAGCATCTTTATCCTTCCCCTTTGACCAGCTCACTAGTGCtaacttcatcttttttttttcttttctcctctcaccGCTGAGGCGCGTGCGCACAGACTCAAGCCGCCTTCAAGCCGCCTTCAAGCCGCCTTCAAGCCGCCTTCAAGCCGCCTTCAAGCCGCCTTCAAGCCGCCTTCAAGCCGCCTTCAAGCCGCCTTCAAGCCGCCTTCAAGCCGCCTTCAAGCCGCCTTCAAGCCGCCTTCAAGCCGCCTTCAAGCCGCCTtcaagccgccttcacactgcacacgacaaacgatcgccgataaaccggaagtcattcatttcctatggagagtcgcaaggtcgctgcgtgaggtgccgaccacctgcggatccgtaatttgagcgttggatccgttaaaaaaatttaacttgtgcgactacaccgcatccgatatgccgaccggatgtgatgtattctaatgttgtcctatcaggttcgtgtgcgcgagatgataagaattattgaaaagtattcATATTAacttttgtaatttttaaactttaccaaaaacaatctttttgttttaaatacattgttattgataaaaaagtaataaattattaatatttatattgtattatttttaatgttgtgtctatgtttcctcaaaaattattcacggtctttctggatttagtgttgtattgattgtttgtatttactccttcattaattaattccttcattcaccatgataaatggagggagaatacaggctcttgcttttACTCTCTTTTACTGGAGAAAAAGTCTCACCGTTTAGTGCAAGAGTTGCGCCTTAATGGAGAACATTTTTTTCACGATAATCTAGTAATGGGTTTTCCGAGACCGCGAGAATTaacttctctcccatgttgacgtctacacgattatattgcatattccgtgcgactgtcactagggggcgaaatccgacagtcgtgtccgtttgtcgtgtgcagtgtgaaggcggcttcaGAGTAGCGGTGTCCCGTGCTGCCGGCACGATCGGTTATGCGCATGCGCAATATGTTCTCGTACGGTGCAAAGGTGCGCAGGCGTTTGATCGTGCAGTGTCGTAAACAGGATTATCATCTGCACATGCGCATAACGGATCGTGCAAGCAGCAAAGTGGTACCGACAGATCAAGTTGTGACCCTTGGTTTACACTATGTACGAAAACTTACTAACGAAGAGATACTGGCTATGAGAGAGAAACTTTCAGTCACCACGGATACAATTGTGAAAATATTCTTTAAGACACGTatattatatctttaagacacgtaaaacatccATGTTTGCACATCagtgcctgtactgggtgttttagttgcaaaacataaatgtaagaaacgtcttcaactaaagttatgattacaaagaacttttcgaaTGTGTTAAagtgattgtattaatatctgccggcagcgggatGATGGAATTTGCGTCATTACGTCATTATGAAtgacgtcattacgtcaggacataaaagaactggtgaactggatttttgaactggttcattaaatcgaactgtccgaaagaaccggttcgcggaaaagaaccgaacttcccatcactatgGCACACTTGTTATTTATGAGgttaattttgattattttggAAAAGgcccaaattaaaaaaaaaaagattttctgttAAATAACAGTAGTTACTGGCAGCACAGATGCCAGCAATCTACTGTAATTTTACAGTACTTATACTGTTAactttttacagtttattaccataaacataaaacccattatatttctatatttttacagtttacagtAGAATTCTGGCAGCACATACGTAATTTTACAATactcataaacataaaacacagtATATTCAGCTCTTGCAGCTCCAGCTGCACCCTCCTGGCTGTAAATTTCCACCAGTTTTTGGTGGCTCTGCTCCACAGTTTCATCATTTTCTTCTGGAGGGAGGACTGGCTGAAATCATGAACATCACCTGGTCCACTCTTGCATGTAAGACTTCATCAGCAGTGTCCGCACATGGAATGCACAATACATCTGTTGGGTCACTGGGAGGATCAATATGCATGTCAGACTGCTGTTGTTCACCCTCACTGAACATGCCAGGATTCAAAACCGAATCATGCTTTTCAGCATAATTTTTATGTTTCCACTCACATGTGATGTGagcatgaataaaacattaaaggcCTTGTCATATTCTCTATAAGGGCAATTTACTGTTTTCCCctctttaatgtgttttttttttttcaaacaagaGTAAAAAGATTAAGTTCTGACACATTTCACCACAGAAATCaacatgacattttaatttgacTTCATGACATTTCCTAGGCTAACCACGGATTTGTCATTCTGTAAATGTGACTCTTAAATGCTGAAAACTGCAATAtggcaaaacacacaaaaatttaATTAGGTGTATGTTTATGAATTTTCATGTGCCTGGTGGTACAGACCAGACTGGAAAATTTTTTGCGGGAAATCTAGAGGAAAAAAGCCTACACAACTGTCTTACATTAGCAGTTTTTTATACCACCTGTACAAATCTTTGCATCTAAACTTCAAATCATAAACAAAGCAAATTAAATcaaagtaaaatgtttttatgtatatattttatacactgaAATTATCTGCTCACTCACATTTGAAACATAAGCCACGGTTAAACCTGAAATTATCTCTGATTTTAGCAGGTGTAGCTAATAATAATGGTTAACACTTAACATGAAACAATTAACACTATTTAACGTTCAAAAGACAATCTAAAACAATGTAATGATGTTTGGTGACAGTAAAATCCATGAAAATATAAACGGTCGAGTTACTCACGTCAGCACTGAAGTTCTAAACACGTTCGCAAGCTCGTCAGCTTGCTAAGTATGAATTTCATGCATTCTGGTAATACAACctttatgaataaaatactgtcaagaaaataaagaaaaaaggtttaaattacTGTGCAATTATCGTCGGGTTAgggcaggggtcggcaaccttaaacactcaaagagccatttggacccgtttcccacagaaaaaaaccacagggagccacaaaacccttttgacatctaaaatgaagataaaactgcatatatcattttttacctttatggaaagtatagaaaaaactgtagtgtgttgcatttatgaaatcaatgaactgctaccaagtaaacgaaattttatttctgcaggcaaacaaaaatattttgaacagtttgaactaaccttaacaaaaaagacactaggttgaaggttactttcaaataaaatgttcaatgtctaattgagtccttttcgtattcatgacatcaaaattttaacttgccggctgcagcaaaccaaaaatgcgtctgcttctgtgtgtcggatttcgcaagtcggcagttatgacgcatattttgagcgacaaacaaattaaagacatttattttaatgttacaagagcatcataatcttagaatttagaataattttttttttaaaaagactaactaactaaaataagataaatttaaattaaagatttattttccaaatctacagggagccgcagcagagggatgaaagagccacttgcggctccggagccgcgggttgccgaccactgggttagggttatggttagggttactGTTGAAGACGAAGGACTTCCTCGTGCATCCTCTTCAGAAAACAAGCTTTATTAATCAGAAATGATGTTTGAGGTAAGTTCACGCATACttgaatgaaaatgatcctTAAAATTGATGCTTCTAAAAGTTATGTTTAAGataataacacaaaacaaattacTTCAATAGAACAGTAATGAACTTTGAGCAACTTTGCTCTGATACActccagtttaaaaaaatagtgaattgtactgttatttaaaagtttaGCAAATAGGACTAGACCACAATGCATTGcgaaatacagaaaataaacgtATTACATAAATACAGAAAACTACTGTTGAAAATTGTCATTAAATTAACAGCAGTGCAAAATATTTCTCATAATACATTGTTTTCTACAGCACATTACAGCTTTATTGGAAAACAGTACATTACTGTCGGAAAGTGCATAGTATATAACAGTTGTATATTCAATGCACTTTGGGCTTCATAAACAGGAAGCTGCAACACTTCAAAggttttgtggtttctcagtgaaaatagaaaagtaaataaaatataatatcttTTAATAAGCACAAAAATGGTCTAATAGAAAATCGTCCATAAAATTGTTATTCTGATGatcattttttaatatgaataatacaCCACATGAAGCCCTCACATGAAGTGCTGTAGATGCTGATCTTTTGAAACAAAACTGCAGAATTTCATAAAAAACGTGAAAACAGAATTAACAGCCAGAATATCTACATAGAAAGCACACAGTCTAATATGTTCAGGTGGGAAAGTAACTCTAGCAGGCTAATTCTTTTACATTAAATCTGGTAATTTTTATGCCGCTTTTTAATATACAGAAAGCAGATAAGAAGGTGGCAGATGCAGCTATGGTTTAAGCCTCAATGCTATTTCAGGGTTGGCCTGAAGTTTCACTTTTGTTTCTGTGACTTGCAgagcatttacatttgcatgCCTTGTTGAGAGTGCAGACATATGTTTAGCAGCGTATATAACACTCCATTTGGAAATAATGTCACAAggtatgaaaataaatatagacataTTTTAAGTTAAGTTGTATTGGCCATTGCACAGTATGATGATTTAACATTGTACATTGGCATTACCATCTTTGAaatatttgatctttttttttaaattaacactctagcaaaagaaaaaattcGTAGGAGTGCCCTACCACTTACTGTTGAGCAGCTGAAGCAAATAGAGCAGAAGAGACATGAAGCTTTGAGAAGACTTGCTGCTCGCAATGATCCCATGCCCATTGGAGAGAGCTGGCACAACCACATTTGGACTGAATTCACCAAACCTTACTTCACTAAGGTAAATGACACACAGGCACTTCACATTTAAAGCCATGACCCATTGTACTGTTACAAGTCACAGTGCTAAAGTTCTTATATGTAGCGTCTTCTCCTCAGCTGATGTCTTTTGTTGCTGACGAGAGgaaacatttcactgtttaTCCAAGCAAAGAGCATGTCTTCTTTTggacaaatgtgtgtgcatttgagaCTGtaagttttttaattaatagcAAATAAActgcataataaaaaagttgCATATAAGTTCATCATTTTGTTAAATTCTTTTGCATTGGTATTCAGGTGAAAGTGGTTATCCTTGGCCAAGATCCATATCCGAGACAAAGTCAAGCTCATGGTCTGTGCTTCAGTGTACCGAGGCCTTCGCCACCACctccaaggtgtgtgtgtatatatatatatatatatatatatatatatatatatatatatatatatatatatatatatatatatatatattcacacacatatatacataatattttgGAGGTATACTGATTTGGAGCACATTCTTTCAGTCATGGAAGCAGTATTTTGTCCTTTCTGagattttattgttaattatttgatATTGCTCAAATCTGCATTCACTGATTACTGTTTATATGTTTCAGCTTGGAAAATATATTCACTGAGCTTGCAATAGATATCAAGGACTTTCAACACCCTGGCCATGGGGACCTGACAGGATGGGCTAAACAAggttaatgacattttttaataattttttttatttaagtctaccagtaaaaataattagtaagtattcatttatttaattgaagCATTATATAGCTTGTACTTTCATTCTCTTGTTCTGATGATTTtcttaattcattaattcagaagAATTCAAATGTGCTGTTTTTAAGCGATAAACTGAAAACCTCAAAGTCCTTCCTAAACCTccatttaaaagattaaaagctTGATTTTTCTCCCACTGTCAGGTGTTCTGCTTCTGAACTCTGTTCTGACTGTGAGAAGCAGAGAGCCAGCATCCCACCAGGGCCAGGGATGGGAGGAGTTCACTGATGCTGTGGTTCAGAGCCTAAGTAGGAATTTAAAAGGCCTGGTCTTCCTACTGTGGGGATCATATGCTCAGAGGAAAGGCAAATTCATTAACTGGGTAAGTTTACATAACTAGAATTTTAAAATGGTGTCAATGACTTCTACAATTCAATTTACGTTCACTAAAACTCCTTTTGAATCAAAGATTTACGTTCATATTTATATGTGGGAAAGTTACTCAAACTAAGAATCACACATAGTTAAGTAAATTTTCTGGTGCACCATTAATATTGTGCAAATGTTTCACAAATGTATAGGaaatgcagactgaagaagcaGATTTGTTTTGGCTGCCAAACACAAAATTTCTATACAAATGGGAAGACACAAACAACTTAAAAATAATGAGGAAAATTAAGTGGGGCTGCATATTAATAAGgtgctgtgtg comes from Tachysurus vachellii isolate PV-2020 chromosome 26, HZAU_Pvac_v1, whole genome shotgun sequence and encodes:
- the ungb gene encoding uracil-DNA glycosylase isoform X2 — encoded protein: MSQAKEKIRRSALPLTVEQLKQIEQKRHEALRRLAARNDPMPIGESWHNHIWTEFTKPYFTKLMSFVADERKHFTVYPSKEHVFFWTNVKVVILGQDPYPRQSQAHGLCFSVPRPSPPPPSLENIFTELAIDIKDFQHPGHGDLTGWAKQGVLLLNSVLTVRSREPASHQGQGWEEFTDAVVQSLSRNLKGLVFLLWGSYAQRKGKFINWSEHHVLETSHPSPYSAHMGFFGCRHFSKTNILLRASGKTPIDWNAL
- the ungb gene encoding uracil-DNA glycosylase isoform X1 yields the protein MSQAKEKIRRSALPLTVEQLKQIEQKRHEALRRLAARNDPMPIGESWHNHIWTEFTKPYFTKLMSFVADERKHFTVYPSKEHVFFWTNVCAFETVKVVILGQDPYPRQSQAHGLCFSVPRPSPPPPSLENIFTELAIDIKDFQHPGHGDLTGWAKQGVLLLNSVLTVRSREPASHQGQGWEEFTDAVVQSLSRNLKGLVFLLWGSYAQRKGKFINWSEHHVLETSHPSPYSAHMGFFGCRHFSKTNILLRASGKTPIDWNAL
- the ungb gene encoding uracil-DNA glycosylase isoform X3, which translates into the protein MSQAKEKIRRSALPLTVEQLKQIEQKRHEALRRLAARNDPMPIGESWHNHIWTEFTKPYFTKVKVVILGQDPYPRQSQAHGLCFSVPRPSPPPPSLENIFTELAIDIKDFQHPGHGDLTGWAKQGVLLLNSVLTVRSREPASHQGQGWEEFTDAVVQSLSRNLKGLVFLLWGSYAQRKGKFINWSEHHVLETSHPSPYSAHMGFFGCRHFSKTNILLRASGKTPIDWNAL